Proteins from one Setaria italica strain Yugu1 chromosome V, Setaria_italica_v2.0, whole genome shotgun sequence genomic window:
- the LOC101783542 gene encoding profilin-A has product MSWQTYVDEHLMCEIEGHHLTSAAIIGHDGTVWAQSAAFPSFKPEEMANIMKDFDEPGFLAPTGLFLGPTKYMVIQGEPGAVIRGKKGSGGVTVKKTGQALVIGIYDEPMTPGQCNMVVERLGDYLVEQGL; this is encoded by the exons ATGTCGTGGCAGACGTACGTCGACGAGCACCTCATGTGCGAGATCGAGGGCCACCACCTCACCTCCGCCGCCATCATCGGCCACGACGGCACCGTCTGGGCCCAGAGCGCCGCGTTCCCGTCG TTCAAGCCAGAGGAGATGGCCAACATCATGAAGGACTTCGACGAGCCCGGGTTCCTGGCCCCGACCGGCCTCTTCCTCGGCCCCACCAAGTACATGGTCATCCAAGGCGAGCCCGGCGCCGTCATCCGCGGCAAGAAG GGATCTGGAGGCGTGACCGTGAAGAAGACCGGGCAGGCCCTCGTGATCGGCATCTACGACGAGCCCATGACCCCCGGGCAGTGCAACATGGTGGTCGAGAGGCTCGGCGACTACCTCGTAGAGCAAGGCCTGTAA